One Corynebacterium uterequi DNA segment encodes these proteins:
- a CDS encoding helix-turn-helix domain-containing protein, translating into MSGYSGLTADIAIQLLESGESQAAIAREFGVTQQYVSKILKGAGYVYVTPSKFVAENMPWDVPTEWRNATIHNSIRLMAFWNMDHELIKGEAVGKLSRFLNKLIVFNQVVDFNLNYPPIKGLNSKPGFAYVPRTPEDEGMAIKIRPGIRLTAEGRKLWAMPKELPEGI; encoded by the coding sequence ATGAGCGGCTACAGCGGGCTAACAGCAGATATTGCTATCCAACTCTTGGAGAGCGGTGAAAGCCAAGCAGCTATTGCAAGGGAGTTTGGCGTAACCCAACAGTATGTTTCCAAGATTCTGAAGGGCGCGGGTTACGTTTACGTTACCCCTAGTAAGTTCGTGGCCGAGAACATGCCATGGGATGTTCCTACCGAATGGCGGAACGCAACCATCCACAACAGTATCAGGCTTATGGCCTTTTGGAACATGGACCATGAACTTATAAAAGGTGAGGCTGTTGGCAAGCTATCCCGTTTTCTCAATAAGCTAATTGTGTTCAATCAAGTGGTTGATTTTAACCTGAACTATCCGCCGATTAAAGGTTTGAACAGCAAGCCTGGTTTCGCCTACGTGCCACGCACACCGGAAGACGAAGGCATGGCTATCAAAATCCGTCCCGGAATCCGACTCACAGCGGAAGGGAGGAAATTATGGGCCATGCCGAAAGAACTGCCCGAAGGTATCTAA
- a CDS encoding transposase: MATKKRRSPEDLIRALNTADELAATGASSGQIAAQLGVSAAPLYNWRKKYRGMDIDAAKQLKALKEETATLKRLLADKVVEADALREITKGKF, translated from the coding sequence ATGGCCACCAAGAAACGCCGCTCACCCGAGGACCTCATCCGGGCGCTGAACACCGCCGATGAACTCGCCGCTACCGGAGCCTCCAGCGGCCAGATCGCCGCCCAACTCGGGGTCTCCGCCGCGCCCTTGTACAACTGGCGTAAAAAGTACCGCGGCATGGACATCGACGCCGCCAAGCAGCTCAAAGCCTTGAAGGAAGAAACCGCCACCCTCAAACGCCTCCTCGCCGACAAAGTCGTCGAAGCCGACGCGCTGAGGGAGATCACCAAGGGAAAATTCTAA
- a CDS encoding WXG100 family type VII secretion target, translated as MSQLFNTEAEVMIATAGKVDAVNANVQAELSRIRGRVADVQAVWAGDAQRSFDDIMQRYDVNAHKLQDALTAIADNIRGNAHHFSDVEASHAQSLNSAGAGLAL; from the coding sequence ATGAGCCAGTTGTTCAACACCGAAGCCGAGGTCATGATCGCGACGGCCGGCAAGGTCGACGCCGTCAATGCCAACGTGCAAGCCGAACTGTCCCGCATCCGCGGCCGGGTCGCCGACGTGCAGGCCGTGTGGGCCGGCGACGCCCAGCGCAGCTTCGACGACATCATGCAGCGCTACGACGTCAACGCGCACAAGCTCCAGGACGCGCTCACCGCCATCGCCGACAACATCCGCGGCAACGCCCACCACTTCTCCGACGTGGAGGCCTCGCACGCCCAGTCCCTCAACTCCGCCGGCGCCGGGCTGGCGCTGTAG
- the rplM gene encoding 50S ribosomal protein L13 gives MSTYHPKSGDITRKWYVIDATDVVLGKLASTAADLLRGKHKPQFAPNVDTGDHVIVINAEKIHISSNKRDREMRYRHSGYPGGLKSMTLGQALDTRPERVIEEAIKGMMPHNKLSRASIKKLHVFVGAEHPYGGQQPETFEFKQVTQ, from the coding sequence ATGTCTACTTACCACCCGAAGAGCGGTGACATTACCCGTAAGTGGTACGTCATCGACGCGACCGACGTGGTGCTGGGCAAGCTTGCTTCCACCGCAGCTGACCTGCTGCGCGGCAAGCACAAGCCCCAGTTCGCGCCGAACGTGGACACCGGCGATCACGTCATCGTGATCAACGCCGAGAAGATCCACATCTCCTCTAACAAGCGTGATCGCGAGATGCGCTACCGCCACTCCGGCTACCCGGGTGGTCTGAAGTCCATGACCCTGGGTCAGGCTCTCGACACCCGCCCGGAGCGCGTCATCGAGGAAGCCATCAAGGGCATGATGCCGCACAACAAGCTCTCCCGCGCCTCCATCAAGAAGCTGCACGTCTTCGTCGGTGCCGAGCACCCGTACGGTGGCCAGCAGCCCGAGACCTTCGAGTTCAAGCAGGTGACCCAGTAA
- a CDS encoding type VII secretion-associated protein, with translation MSLTEVSRPTLHVTVFDSATVFDGVGPDDVVYRYDLPGASYAEGWARDAVVEQIAALAGTHWPEVTVTIDASADAAEQLNEWLLDEGVRVIDALGVGEDPATVVARAVGAVEAGEDTAVAEETPGEQRRRWVLLAAAVAALFALGVVAVVVWGRVTAPDTADSAVVSSPPPAQSSEAKAAEPPASPSPSPSAEPTETLTLDAVKVTLPEGYQLAAGDAGTVVATGPDPDTRLHLVVQPAGGAPEQVLDQLALDVDADPQLIAPERAAESFSYAELPGDGSQVAWHTWFEGENQLVVGCHYRRQPSVAGQRACEMARDTLTHS, from the coding sequence ATGTCCCTTACGGAGGTTTCCCGGCCGACGTTGCACGTCACCGTCTTCGATTCGGCCACGGTGTTCGACGGGGTGGGTCCCGACGACGTCGTGTACCGCTACGACCTGCCCGGCGCCAGCTACGCCGAAGGGTGGGCGCGCGACGCGGTCGTCGAGCAGATCGCCGCCCTGGCCGGCACCCACTGGCCCGAGGTCACCGTCACCATTGATGCTTCCGCCGACGCCGCCGAGCAGCTTAACGAGTGGTTGCTCGACGAGGGGGTGCGGGTTATTGACGCGCTCGGCGTGGGGGAGGACCCGGCGACGGTCGTCGCCCGCGCCGTCGGGGCAGTGGAGGCCGGCGAGGACACCGCCGTGGCGGAGGAAACCCCGGGTGAGCAGCGCCGACGGTGGGTTCTCCTGGCCGCGGCGGTGGCGGCGCTATTCGCGCTCGGGGTGGTGGCGGTGGTGGTGTGGGGGCGTGTGACCGCGCCCGACACCGCCGACAGCGCGGTGGTGAGCTCACCACCGCCGGCGCAGAGCTCGGAGGCCAAGGCAGCCGAACCGCCGGCGTCGCCCTCGCCCTCGCCCTCGGCGGAGCCGACGGAGACGCTCACCCTCGACGCAGTCAAGGTCACCCTGCCGGAGGGCTATCAGCTCGCCGCCGGGGACGCCGGGACCGTCGTGGCCACCGGCCCGGACCCGGACACGCGCCTGCACCTCGTGGTCCAGCCGGCTGGCGGGGCGCCGGAGCAGGTGCTCGACCAGCTGGCCCTCGACGTCGACGCCGACCCGCAACTCATCGCCCCCGAGCGGGCCGCGGAGTCCTTCTCCTACGCGGAGCTGCCCGGCGACGGCTCGCAGGTGGCGTGGCACACGTGGTTTGAGGGCGAGAACCAGCTCGTCGTCGGCTGCCACTACCGCCGCCAGCCCAGCGTCGCCGGCCAGCGGGCGTGCGAGATGGCCCGCGACACACTCACCCATTCATAG
- a CDS encoding WXG100 family type VII secretion target yields the protein MSFIKYQFGEIDSVAGDIRTTAGRIGSELDALKADLRPMVDTWEGDSSEAYQARQAEWDAAAAELNIILQSITQALSEGNTAMSDINQAAARSWN from the coding sequence ATGAGCTTCATCAAGTACCAATTCGGCGAGATCGACAGCGTCGCCGGCGACATCCGCACCACCGCCGGGCGCATCGGCTCCGAGCTCGACGCCCTCAAGGCGGACCTGCGTCCCATGGTGGACACGTGGGAAGGCGACTCCTCGGAGGCCTACCAGGCCCGCCAGGCAGAGTGGGACGCGGCCGCGGCCGAGCTCAACATCATCCTGCAGTCCATCACCCAAGCGCTGTCTGAGGGCAACACCGCCATGTCCGACATCAATCAGGCCGCCGCGAGGTCCTGGAACTAA
- the rpsI gene encoding 30S ribosomal protein S9: MTDANITNEAVEENVASAEDIAAAQAAAEDFSYTIGDSFEAEAEVEEVAPIVHEGPIQTVGRRKRAIARIVLKPGTGEITINGRTLENYFPNKVHQQDILSPLALLDREGQFDIKANIGGGGPTGQSGALRLAIARALNIYNPADRPALKKAGFLTRDARAVERKKAGLHKARRAPQYSKR, translated from the coding sequence ATGACCGACGCCAACATCACCAACGAGGCCGTCGAGGAGAACGTGGCCTCCGCCGAGGACATCGCCGCCGCTCAGGCCGCTGCCGAGGACTTCTCCTACACCATCGGTGACTCCTTCGAGGCTGAGGCCGAGGTCGAAGAGGTCGCCCCGATCGTCCACGAAGGCCCGATCCAGACCGTTGGCCGCCGTAAGCGCGCCATCGCCCGCATCGTGCTCAAGCCGGGCACCGGCGAGATCACCATCAACGGCCGCACCCTGGAGAACTACTTCCCGAACAAGGTCCACCAGCAGGACATCCTGTCCCCGCTGGCGCTGCTTGATCGTGAAGGCCAGTTCGACATCAAGGCCAACATCGGTGGCGGCGGCCCGACCGGCCAGTCCGGTGCCCTGCGCCTGGCCATCGCCCGCGCCCTGAACATCTACAACCCGGCGGATCGCCCGGCCCTGAAGAAGGCTGGCTTCCTGACCCGCGACGCTCGTGCCGTCGAGCGCAAGAAGGCCGGTCTGCACAAGGCCCGCCGCGCCCCGCAGTACTCCAAGCGTTAA
- a CDS encoding helix-turn-helix domain-containing protein yields the protein MTKRVEPIDPKIRLAIASWPEDAERGAVSAFCAAHGISRQTFYRLPSRAVSEGPNAILEPKSRRPHTSPTKLDEAINDHAAA from the coding sequence GTGACCAAACGCGTAGAACCCATCGATCCGAAGATCCGCTTAGCGATTGCGTCGTGGCCCGAAGACGCCGAACGAGGCGCGGTGAGCGCGTTCTGCGCTGCCCATGGCATCTCCCGCCAGACCTTCTACAGGCTACCTTCACGCGCTGTATCCGAAGGCCCAAACGCGATCCTGGAGCCGAAATCCAGGCGTCCTCACACCAGCCCAACCAAGCTCGACGAAGCGATCAACGACCACGCCGCGGCTTAA
- the eccCa gene encoding type VII secretion protein EccCa, producing MIDVDDGYIVEPRRAGEREPAPPSPTGNILIDAVPPARRPQPVPIVRILMPIVMVAAMVAMVAVMFLGGRSASPVMLAVPLMMGLSMLMMFAPPQSEGDVDEVRRTYLRHLGQVREKALANGYKQRMHAVHRHPLPQDLVFRVGTDRMWERSAADKDACEVRVGVGTVRLTTPVDVRESGAAEDLEPVCAMSVRRILNSVSVVPEMPMVLNLKAFGLFAVSGPRARGLVRAVVAQLVVALGPESLGLSVQGRGWEWTRWLPHCADPAAADVRIVLLDDQGTAFEEYLTNDAWDVVIAIADGADQHSLMTRGMEEGLAVVVDEDVTAVSEDGPECLGRADYLSVKEAALLARAMTPYRRPRTVTAQRAGDLLALLGIDGADAVTPDQLWRGSLGTQRRLVVPIGVTESQSPLNLDLKEAAHGGMGPHGLCIGATGSGKSELLRTLVTALAATHSPRDLNLVLVDFKGGATFLGCESLPHTAAVITNLQDEAVLVERMHDALSGELNRRQEVLRKAGNYANITEYNAAEATPLPSLVIIVDEFSELLGQHPDFADLFVAIGRLGRSLGVHLLLASQRLEEGKLRGLDSHLSYRIGLKTFSAGESRQVLGVPDAYHLPSRPGSGYLRTDSEKLTRFQAAYVSGPVSRRVRREDATSPDGPRGVEEFRGIVVDAPGDADAEYVTDASTTLLRVVVDAARDAARVRGLKAHCVWLDPLPERVELSAVATEGAAALSATIGMIDRPYHQRQDPYTLDLTTRGGHVAVCGSPQTGKSMALVTLVGALALSTTTSQLRVYLIDLGGGFLATLTRLPHVAGYAGRGETEKIRRIVDEVAGFVTSGQDGHTLLVIDGWHAIAAAGSDLEALVDQVTALAADGPAAGVHLAIATPRWTTLRPAIRDLLGHRIELRVGDPMDSIVNRKAQAAVPVSPGRGVTTEGEQMLVAFTSAQDIEHLRVRAENLGQHPVPRLKLLPTSLSLASLEPAPTTPAGAVVFGVGGPMLQPGYWHPEVDSHLVIVGAAESGKSTAVAAVLAGLSTRDRADVRLVVVDVRRAHLGRVGDELLAAYAASTAAAEDALRDTVITLRQRLPGAELDAAALASRSWWSGPELFVVIDDLELVPETQLRELAELLPHARDIGLHVVVARKSGGVARALYSGFLAALRDTQPAALVLSAEREDGPVFGVTTSLQPPGRARFVIRGEDRGLYQIAQV from the coding sequence GTGATCGATGTTGACGACGGCTACATTGTCGAGCCTCGGCGCGCCGGAGAGCGCGAACCGGCGCCACCGAGCCCGACGGGAAACATCCTCATCGACGCGGTCCCGCCGGCGCGTCGGCCGCAGCCGGTGCCCATCGTGCGGATCCTCATGCCGATCGTCATGGTTGCAGCGATGGTGGCCATGGTGGCGGTCATGTTCCTCGGCGGACGTTCCGCCAGCCCCGTCATGCTGGCCGTGCCGCTGATGATGGGCCTGTCCATGCTCATGATGTTTGCGCCTCCGCAGTCGGAAGGGGACGTCGACGAGGTGCGGCGGACCTATCTGCGCCACCTCGGGCAGGTCCGGGAGAAGGCGCTGGCCAATGGCTATAAGCAGCGCATGCACGCCGTGCACCGCCATCCGTTGCCCCAGGACCTGGTGTTCCGGGTCGGCACGGACCGGATGTGGGAGCGTTCCGCCGCGGATAAGGACGCCTGCGAGGTGCGGGTGGGAGTGGGCACGGTGCGCCTGACTACGCCCGTCGACGTGCGCGAGTCCGGCGCGGCCGAGGACCTGGAGCCGGTGTGCGCGATGAGCGTGCGTCGCATCCTCAACTCGGTGTCCGTGGTCCCGGAGATGCCGATGGTGCTCAACCTCAAGGCCTTCGGCCTGTTCGCGGTGAGCGGACCGAGGGCGCGCGGGCTGGTTCGGGCGGTGGTGGCCCAGCTCGTCGTCGCTCTTGGGCCGGAAAGCCTTGGGCTGTCCGTGCAGGGGAGGGGGTGGGAGTGGACGCGGTGGCTGCCGCACTGCGCCGACCCGGCGGCCGCGGATGTGCGCATCGTGCTGCTCGACGACCAGGGCACGGCGTTTGAGGAGTACCTCACGAACGACGCCTGGGACGTGGTCATTGCGATAGCGGATGGAGCTGACCAGCACTCGCTCATGACCAGGGGCATGGAGGAGGGCCTGGCGGTGGTGGTGGACGAGGACGTGACCGCCGTCTCCGAGGACGGCCCCGAGTGCCTGGGCCGGGCGGACTACCTCAGCGTTAAAGAGGCGGCGCTGTTGGCTCGGGCGATGACCCCGTATCGTCGGCCGCGCACGGTCACCGCCCAGCGTGCCGGGGATCTGCTGGCGCTGTTGGGGATCGACGGCGCGGACGCGGTCACTCCGGACCAGCTGTGGCGCGGCAGCCTAGGGACCCAGCGGCGCCTGGTGGTGCCGATCGGGGTCACGGAGAGTCAGAGCCCGCTCAACCTGGATCTCAAGGAGGCGGCGCACGGCGGCATGGGCCCGCACGGGTTGTGTATTGGCGCCACGGGGTCGGGTAAGTCAGAGTTGCTGCGCACGCTGGTTACCGCGTTGGCGGCCACGCACTCGCCAAGGGATCTCAACTTAGTCCTCGTGGATTTTAAGGGCGGGGCGACGTTCCTGGGGTGCGAATCGCTGCCGCACACCGCTGCGGTCATCACGAATCTGCAGGATGAGGCGGTGCTCGTCGAGCGTATGCACGACGCCCTGTCGGGTGAGCTCAATCGCCGCCAGGAGGTGCTGCGTAAGGCGGGTAATTACGCGAACATCACCGAGTACAACGCCGCTGAGGCGACGCCGTTGCCGTCGTTGGTCATCATCGTCGATGAGTTCTCCGAGTTGTTGGGCCAGCACCCGGACTTCGCGGACTTGTTCGTCGCCATCGGGCGGTTGGGCCGTTCCCTCGGCGTGCACTTGCTGCTGGCCTCGCAGCGGCTGGAGGAGGGCAAGTTGCGCGGGTTGGACTCGCACCTGTCCTACCGCATTGGGTTAAAAACCTTCTCTGCGGGGGAGTCTCGGCAGGTCCTCGGGGTGCCGGATGCCTACCACCTGCCGTCGAGGCCCGGTTCCGGGTACCTGCGCACGGATTCCGAGAAGCTCACGCGTTTCCAGGCGGCGTACGTGTCCGGGCCGGTCAGCCGGAGGGTGCGCAGGGAGGACGCCACGTCGCCCGACGGGCCGCGTGGGGTGGAGGAGTTCCGGGGGATTGTCGTCGACGCCCCCGGCGACGCCGACGCCGAGTACGTCACCGATGCGTCCACGACGCTGCTGCGGGTGGTCGTCGACGCCGCCCGCGACGCCGCCCGCGTGCGGGGGCTTAAGGCGCACTGCGTGTGGTTGGATCCGCTGCCCGAGCGCGTCGAGCTCTCCGCGGTGGCCACGGAAGGTGCTGCGGCGCTGAGTGCCACCATCGGCATGATTGACCGGCCGTACCACCAGCGCCAGGACCCGTACACGCTGGACCTCACCACCCGTGGCGGGCATGTGGCCGTCTGCGGGTCGCCTCAGACGGGAAAGTCGATGGCCTTAGTCACCCTCGTCGGCGCGCTGGCGCTGAGTACCACGACCTCGCAGCTGCGGGTGTACCTCATCGACCTAGGTGGCGGCTTCTTGGCGACGTTGACGCGACTGCCGCACGTGGCGGGCTACGCCGGGCGTGGGGAAACGGAGAAGATCCGGCGGATTGTGGACGAGGTGGCGGGGTTTGTCACCTCGGGCCAGGACGGGCACACGCTGTTGGTCATCGACGGCTGGCACGCCATCGCCGCCGCCGGCTCCGACCTGGAGGCGCTGGTGGACCAGGTCACCGCGCTGGCCGCCGACGGCCCGGCCGCCGGCGTGCATCTGGCGATAGCCACACCCCGGTGGACCACCCTGCGCCCCGCCATCCGCGACCTGTTGGGCCATCGCATCGAGCTGCGGGTCGGGGACCCGATGGATTCCATCGTCAACCGCAAGGCCCAGGCCGCGGTGCCGGTCTCACCGGGGCGTGGCGTGACCACGGAGGGGGAGCAGATGCTCGTCGCGTTCACCTCCGCGCAGGACATCGAGCACCTGCGGGTGCGCGCCGAGAACCTAGGCCAGCACCCCGTGCCTAGGTTGAAGCTGCTGCCGACGTCGTTGTCGCTGGCCTCGCTGGAGCCGGCGCCAACGACGCCGGCCGGGGCGGTTGTGTTTGGCGTCGGCGGGCCGATGCTTCAGCCCGGCTATTGGCACCCGGAGGTGGACTCTCACCTGGTCATCGTCGGCGCGGCGGAGTCCGGCAAGTCCACCGCCGTCGCCGCGGTGTTGGCGGGGCTGAGCACCCGGGACCGGGCCGACGTGCGCCTCGTGGTCGTCGACGTCCGGCGGGCGCACCTCGGCCGGGTGGGTGATGAGCTGTTGGCGGCCTACGCGGCGTCGACGGCTGCCGCCGAGGACGCGCTGCGCGACACCGTCATCACCCTGCGCCAACGCCTGCCCGGCGCGGAGCTGGATGCCGCCGCGCTGGCGAGCCGGTCGTGGTGGTCCGGCCCGGAGCTGTTCGTGGTCATCGACGATCTGGAGTTGGTGCCCGAGACGCAGCTGCGGGAGTTGGCGGAGCTGTTGCCGCACGCCCGGGACATTGGGCTGCATGTCGTGGTTGCCCGGAAGTCCGGTGGGGTGGCGCGGGCGTTGTATTCCGGGTTCTTGGCGGCGCTGCGTGACACCCAGCCGGCGGCGTTGGTGCTCTCGGCGGAGCGGGAGGACGGCCCGGTGTTCGGGGTGACCACGTCTTTGCAACCGCCGGGGCGGGCCCGGTTTGTCATCCGCGGCGAGGACCGCGGCCTCTATCAGATAGCGCAGGTATAA
- a CDS encoding helix-turn-helix domain-containing protein — MSGLTPELVMQLMEAGESQAAIARAFKVSRQYVHKLAKQGGHETSQRLSDYVSRHFPWDIIPEANHSTLHQNIRLLALWNLDQSALERGGRLKLRAFLNKLNGFQQVVDYNPNYKAVKGLNNKPGFAYVPRTPEDEGMAIKIRPGIRLTDEGRKLWAMPKELPESI; from the coding sequence ATGAGCGGGCTAACGCCAGAGCTAGTGATGCAACTAATGGAAGCCGGTGAGTCTCAAGCGGCTATCGCTAGGGCGTTCAAGGTTTCGCGGCAGTATGTCCATAAGCTCGCTAAGCAGGGTGGGCACGAGACTTCACAACGATTGAGCGATTATGTTTCGAGGCATTTTCCCTGGGATATAATTCCGGAGGCAAACCACTCCACTTTGCACCAGAACATTCGGCTTTTAGCCTTGTGGAACCTGGACCAAAGTGCATTGGAACGTGGCGGCAGGTTGAAACTGAGAGCCTTTCTGAATAAACTTAACGGTTTTCAGCAGGTTGTTGATTATAACCCGAATTATAAAGCAGTTAAAGGCCTGAATAACAAGCCTGGTTTCGCTTACGTGCCACGCACCCCCGAAGATGAAGGCATGGCCATCAAAATCCGCCCCGGTATTCGACTCACCGACGAAGGGAGGAAGCTATGGGCCATGCCGAAAGAACTACCCGAAAGTATCTAA
- a CDS encoding YeiH family protein, translated as MPDTPITPAMPDPNTAAADDTELIPHNGADNVVQTHQQPRPGFAAHVLRLIPGILLCVAGTGIALGINRLIPAMSVMLAAIVLGAVLANTTGVFARGHEGVGFAAKHLLRAGIVLLGLQVVVSDVLALGVPMLLTVAAVVGIGVVATIAIGKAMGIEPRLVMLIACGFSICGAAAIAGAQTIIKGSKAQVAAGLALVVAFGTAMIPLIPALGAALGLSEEAIGAWAGASIHEVAQVVAAAGTLGDASSPAMKIAVITKLSRVILLAVVIIGLGAYLSRTNTDAGEAKPALMPGFVAGFIGMVVIASIDRYVGVLPEVAYSVAKFAQSVLLAMAMFALGCGVNLKELRTIGGKPIILAATSTLIVTLIGLAGALVTF; from the coding sequence ATGCCCGATACACCCATTACCCCCGCTATGCCCGATCCCAACACCGCTGCCGCCGATGACACCGAGCTGATCCCCCATAACGGTGCGGACAACGTCGTGCAAACCCACCAGCAGCCCCGGCCCGGATTCGCCGCCCACGTCCTGCGGCTCATCCCCGGAATCCTGCTCTGCGTCGCCGGCACCGGTATCGCCCTCGGCATCAACCGGCTCATCCCCGCCATGTCGGTCATGCTCGCCGCCATCGTGCTTGGGGCCGTCCTCGCCAACACCACCGGCGTCTTCGCCCGAGGCCACGAAGGCGTGGGCTTCGCCGCCAAGCACCTGCTGCGAGCCGGCATCGTCCTGCTCGGCCTCCAGGTCGTCGTCTCCGACGTCCTCGCCCTCGGCGTGCCCATGCTGCTCACCGTCGCGGCCGTCGTCGGCATCGGCGTCGTCGCCACCATCGCCATCGGCAAGGCCATGGGCATCGAGCCCCGACTCGTCATGCTCATCGCCTGCGGCTTCTCCATCTGCGGCGCCGCCGCCATCGCCGGGGCCCAGACCATCATCAAGGGCTCGAAGGCCCAGGTAGCCGCCGGCCTGGCGCTCGTCGTCGCCTTCGGTACCGCCATGATCCCGCTCATTCCGGCGCTCGGCGCCGCCCTCGGCCTGTCCGAAGAGGCTATCGGCGCGTGGGCCGGCGCCAGCATCCACGAGGTCGCCCAGGTCGTGGCCGCCGCCGGCACCCTCGGCGACGCCTCCTCGCCGGCGATGAAAATCGCCGTCATCACCAAGCTGTCCCGCGTCATCCTGCTGGCCGTGGTCATCATCGGCCTCGGCGCGTACCTCAGCCGCACCAACACCGACGCCGGCGAGGCCAAGCCCGCCCTCATGCCCGGCTTCGTCGCCGGCTTCATCGGCATGGTGGTCATCGCCTCCATCGACCGCTACGTCGGCGTTCTGCCCGAGGTGGCCTACAGCGTGGCGAAGTTCGCCCAGTCGGTGCTGCTGGCCATGGCCATGTTCGCGCTCGGATGCGGCGTCAACCTCAAGGAACTGCGCACCATCGGCGGCAAGCCCATCATCCTCGCGGCCACGTCCACCCTCATCGTCACCCTCATCGGCCTCGCCGGAGCGCTCGTGACGTTCTAG
- a CDS encoding LysR substrate-binding domain-containing protein — MTPEVDLRMLRLVTLIESTGSLTLAAAQLGLAQSNASRSLGRWERQLGFRLVERSPRGSVLSEKGKLLAAWALPVLDGVDEFHRAVTSLTIEAGSQLVVGASQTVAEFLAPGWLGTYHADHPEVSVQLRAANSADTLTAVRESRVDIGFIESPVDVPDLSTRGVVTDQLRVIVAPTHPWARRSRGISVAELAAEPLVMREAGSGTRIAFEQAMATADVKDVASPALEVSSNAAVVGSVVAGVGPAVLSEFVIAHPVRSQSVVIVDVVGLTITRTIRAVWAPALSPPSRDFLRTALRASRLPRPGQPSRLR, encoded by the coding sequence ATGACTCCTGAGGTGGACCTGCGGATGCTGCGATTAGTGACGCTCATCGAATCAACGGGGTCGCTCACCCTGGCCGCCGCCCAGCTCGGGCTTGCGCAATCCAACGCCTCCCGCTCGCTGGGCCGATGGGAACGCCAGCTGGGCTTTCGCCTGGTGGAACGCTCGCCGCGCGGGTCCGTCTTGAGCGAAAAGGGCAAGCTGCTCGCCGCGTGGGCGCTGCCGGTGCTCGACGGCGTGGACGAGTTCCACCGCGCCGTCACCTCTTTGACCATCGAGGCGGGAAGCCAACTCGTCGTCGGCGCCAGTCAGACCGTCGCCGAGTTCTTAGCCCCCGGGTGGCTCGGCACCTACCACGCAGACCACCCGGAGGTCTCCGTCCAGCTGCGAGCGGCGAACTCTGCCGATACCCTCACCGCGGTGCGGGAATCCCGCGTGGACATTGGCTTCATCGAGTCTCCCGTCGACGTGCCCGATCTCAGCACCCGCGGCGTGGTCACCGACCAGCTGCGGGTCATCGTCGCCCCCACTCACCCGTGGGCTAGGCGCAGCCGCGGGATTTCCGTGGCCGAGCTCGCCGCTGAGCCGCTGGTCATGCGGGAAGCCGGCTCCGGAACCCGCATCGCCTTCGAGCAGGCCATGGCCACCGCCGACGTCAAGGACGTGGCCTCCCCGGCGCTGGAGGTGAGCTCGAACGCCGCGGTCGTCGGCTCGGTGGTCGCCGGCGTCGGCCCGGCGGTGCTCAGCGAGTTTGTCATCGCCCACCCGGTGCGCTCGCAGTCGGTGGTGATCGTCGACGTCGTGGGGCTGACCATCACCCGCACCATCCGCGCCGTGTGGGCCCCAGCGCTCTCGCCGCCGTCGCGGGATTTTCTCCGCACAGCCTTGCGCGCATCTCGCCTCCCCAGGCCTGGTCAGCCTAGTAGATTGAGATAA